In Paenibacillus stellifer, the DNA window AAGCCGCTTGCAGCCTGTTCAGGAAGCATTGGAGCGAGGACCGTCCGGTCCGGCTGCTCGGGGTAACGCTCTACGGCCTCATGCCAAAGGATGAATCCGCGATTCAGCTCGACCTGTTCGAATACGAGCGCCAGCCGAAGAAGGAATTGTTGAACAAGACGATGGACATGCTCCGGAACAAATTCGGCGAAAATGCCGTCCTGACCGCAGGCATGCTGAATGACCCCCATGCGGCTCTACTGCGGAATCACAAAGAGCGCGGAACCTCTCTGCAGAAGGATCGGCTGCGGCTGCCGCAGGGGGATGAAGACTAGGCGCTTGGACGTTTTTGCTAAAAAAGAAACAGGCTTCGATTGAAATTGGCGACTTTTTATATTAATATGACAAGAAGAAACGGACAATCGTTATTTAGATTAAGCCTGCCGTACAGGCGGAGCTTACCGGTTAACAGGAGGCAGACAGTTTATGGCTAAGTACACTTGGGTAGAGAAAGATACTTGCATCGCATGCGGTGCCTGTGGTGCGACAGCACCGGATATTTATGATTACGACGATGAGGGATTGGCCGAGGTTATCTATGAGAGCGACAGCAACCGCGGCGTTACCGAGATCCCGGAAGATCTGCTTGACGATATGCAGGATGCAGCTGATGGCTGCCCGACGGATTCCATCAAGGTGGCGGACGCGCCTTTCAATAAGGAAGGCTAAACCTTTAGACAGATCACACAGTGTAGAAGAACCTCGTTCCGAATTGATGGAGCGGGGTTTCTTTTTGCCTTCCGAAGGCCGATATAAATAGTGA includes these proteins:
- a CDS encoding ferredoxin; this encodes MAKYTWVEKDTCIACGACGATAPDIYDYDDEGLAEVIYESDSNRGVTEIPEDLLDDMQDAADGCPTDSIKVADAPFNKEG